ATTGTTGGATTTTTGGTCATTAAAGAAGCATATTTATATTACCACATTACAAAATCCCATGATTTAGCATCAAACGAAATGAATATAGAGCCATTCCGTACATGGAATGTAAATATATGAACAATTAAAGTACTAATATGAAACTCTAAAGTTTTAATATGACGGGCATTTCAGCCAATCCAGTGTGCTCCCAACTCGTGTAATTCACCACCTTAACACATACAGCGTCAAGTACCAAGGCAGAAACAACAACCCATTTTACATCCTATACGAAAGGTGATGGTTCTATTCAACCAAAAAAGAGTCAATTTGGTTGTAGTTTAGCTTAGAAGTTTTCAAGCATGTAGGATTCTAAACTTGACAAAAGTGAAAATGTTCAAATTGGGCATAGTCAAACTTTCACTGGGCAAAAATTGCCCAAActgttttcaaataattaaaactCAAACATATGAACGAGCATCAGATGCGAATTTATAAGCACCTTGCATCGGATTTCTCTGTCACCTCCGCACAACTTCACACTTACATAAAATTTCTCTGCAAGTCATGTGAACGAACAAATTAACTATTAGGGATCAACTGTTTACACCATCTAACGGATGCCTGTATTTACGACCCTTACCTACACTTCAAAGGAAATAGGAATCAAAATACCATAGTTGCAGATGTGCATCACTCCTAACCACAGGCCGTACCTGCTAATGCTGTTCATATAGCAACTGGTCTTGGAAATCGCCCACGTCATGCTAGCTTCAGTACAAATCTTACTGATTATTTAGTCCATTTGTCAATTGCGGTCTGCTCAAGTGCTAATCTTATTGAACAACTCATAAAGTACTTCAATTTTACTTGCACTAATTCATTACACCACAAAAGGCTTATGTTAGTAAGAGTAAGAGACATAGGGATGATCCAGttgaacaattaaaaaaaaaagacacaatTTTGCAAGTCTAGAATCAGTAGCAAGTAAGAATATACATGAATGAAATAAGGGGCAAGAGTGCACAGCCAAAGATTGACATTTTGGCAAAAATTAGCAAGTAAATGGGCCAATAATAAGATGCCATGTAgctgtaaattttttttttttgccaaaatttacaaaaaagCGCCAAATATGAGGGTGACTAGTTTGGTCCCATCGGcatgtatctatctataatcaataaaataataataatactaataattaatatatatatatatatatatatatatacagtatccAATAAGAACATGACATGTTTGCCTCGATGCACGCAAAACCCATaaaccaattatatatatatatatacatagaggagagattatttgagaactcttaaaaaaaaaaactcaagaactccTCTACACCAttggataaaaaaaatggatggacaagattaaaaataaaaaaactcctctcaacactagaggggtattttagtcagcttcttttttttctctctcttactttaatataattctatctaattcactaaaaaacttttatctcacaaaccgtaaatcgttagacgaaaagaaaagcatgggtagtcttagaatttcatcctctttcattagagatgcgattcgatatacttttgacgactttttaaatttcgtttttttttcccatcacgttcatcttacacatgtgtaagttgtacttacccctaatacatctcgctttagggtttagggtttgaaggtcgagggttagccgtaaccctcgggcttcaaaccctaaaccctagagtgggaaccctcatccgttttaggtttttagggtttaacatTTAAGGTTTAGATTTTTCAGGATTTTTAGAAAGTAGCTTCCCCtcggattagaaattaagctttagggtttagcatttagggttttacaatgcgtcctcatcttttttgaactttataagtaacttactcatgtgtaggttgtacttacccatgggcaggttGTACTTACGCATGGGCAGGTTATACAACTCACTACTTCTAGgtctttcctacacatgtgtaggttgtacttacacatgtgtaggatgaacgtgatgaaaaaaaaacgaaatttaaaaaagtcgtcaaaagtatatcgaatcgcatctctaatgaaagaggacgaaatttcaagactacccatgcttttttttccgtctaacgatgtacggtttgtgagataaaagttttttaatgatttagatattttttgatttaataagaggagagagaaaaagagtgttggacaacttttttaataatgacaaacacGCCCTTCCTGATCTTGATGAATGGAGGGCTGAGATTGGTTCTTGcgttttttttagtggttctcaaaataactcacccctatatatatatatatatatatatatatagcaccCAACGTTCACAATAATCAGCCAAATATAGCTGATACTACTTGCCAAAAGAGCCAATTGTACTTGCCAATAAACATGCTATAGTGTTGCCAAAGAGCCAATGCTTGCCAAATAAActtgccgactacacccttgcccctcaAAAGGATCGGCTAGCATCAGCTATTTGGCAAGGCTGTAGCACATACATCGGCTGGTATCAACAAGTTACATCggcaagttttggcaagttacatcggctagttttggccgatgttGGTGAACGTTGGGCAAGTGCCACGTGACCATTTTGGCAGGAAAAGTGAACGTTGGAACCGATATGCCGAATTGCCGAATTGCCGATTGCACCCTACAAATTGCCGACTACACCTTCATATTTGGCTCTTTTTGGCAATGTTTTGGCAAGTTTTTGTATAGCCACATGGCATCCTCCTATTGGCTCATTTTTTTGCCAAAAGTTGCGGATTTACCAAAGTTGTCGACTACCCCCTTGCCCctaaaactattaaaagttTGTTTGAATATCATGTCATTATAAACAGGTTTTGTTGTGGTAAAAAAATACTGTATATAGGAACAAAATTTCTAAGTATGTTACCTATATTGGTATTGCAAAATGCATGGTAGTGGAtgatttctataaaaaaaaatttaattttctattataaatcaaacttaaaaataatactcgtaaacATCAATTAATACATGTGATAAGACTAAGCGGAATAGTCCgttacattttgtttttttcgtCAGGAACCCTTCGGAACGCCCCACTTCGGTCTCGGGGGACGTTCCACTTCCTTATTTTGCGTGTCCAGCCCAATATGTAACACTTCTTGCGTTTTGGCTTCTTCCCCATTTTGACcatttgttttcttctttttatttaaaaactaatttatatataataaaatgaatgCCTTTAGGCTTTAGAGGGCATTCCTCCACTCCAAGGGAATGGAGGGAATGCCCCTCTTAATGATTGGGTGCCACGTGGCCATTTATGAGTGGAGAAAGGGCATTCCAAGAATCTTCAACTCCGTTTAGTCTAAGGGATGATGGTAGCTAGCTAGCACACAACTTTGTTAACTGCCTTCTTTGAATTATTTAACATTCGACTACTCAAGTATATTAAAATCGTGTTTGTTATTAGCTAGTGaaatatttaaagataaaatgatTAGGTAAAAACAATGTTGTAAATATCGCTATTCGGTATCGTTTCGGTCGaccaccgataagcgatatatcggggatatatcaGGGATATATCGAATTTATTGGGGATATATCGGGAATACATCATCTCGATCGaccaccgataagcgatataATGAGGATATATTGGCCGAGACACCGTATTTACAACCATGGGTAAAaccatataaataatataaatgtagAAATGATAGGGTAATATAGTAAAAATGCTGTTTTAAGAAAATCCAAAATTAAGACACAGTATCGATACTTTATGCACGATTCTTCAATGCATGAAATACCGGTATATAATAAAACTATTGGTATACACATCATCATCTTTAATTAATGATAAGTACCAACTTCAGCgattcttattttaagaacttattttttttttaagaatcttGATAACTCTTAGATATGTATTggataatatgttttttttggtctatttacatgtgaaatgttataaaaatatatgtagaaaaaagttttttcaaaaccttatatataccgTTTGATCACATGAGAATTAAATATGAACACattcattcacaagtttacgaaaagttattttgtaggtttattaaaaagtttcttctacaagtttacaacatattttttttatatcattttacatgtgaataaacaataaaaaatatgtcattcaatatataatttaagagttttcataatttttaataaaaaaataatttttaaaatagaaaaagtcaTCAACTATAAAGAAAATTTATGATTTGAGATGCCAAACATAACCTAAAGCTTTAACAAGTGCAAATTACCATCAATCGAATGTAATTAATTTAAAGTataaacataattttgaaatcttatatacatataaacctCATTTATCAAGAAATAAGTTCACAAAGCTCCAATAGGCGCTGCAACTTCTTTTTGAATCAATTCAACATGCTCTTAACAACCAAACCCACAACAATCTTTACATCACCAATTCACCATTTTCAAACTCAAAAAAATCTCCTGATTCCACACAAGAAATTCAAACTTTATTCCAAACcaacttcaatttcttcacAGTTTTTATCACCAACAACAATTCCATCTAATAATCAACTTAAACCTCAAAATGTTGATATTTCAAGATTTTGTGACATGGGTAATCTTCAAAAAGCCATGAATTTGATTCTTAAGTATGAAAAATCCAATCTTGATTTGAAAACTTATTGTAACTTGCTACAACTTTGTGCTGACTTAAAATCTTTAGATAATGGGTATAAAGTATATAACTTTATATGTTTAAATGGTATTGAAATTGATTATATTTTAGGCTCAAAACTTGTGTTTATGTTTGTTAGTTGTGGGGATTTGAGACAAGGAAGGCGAATTTTCGATAATATTTTCGATGATGGTTTGGATGATTTTGTGAAAGAAAATGTGTTTCTTTGGAATTTTATGATGAATGCATATGCAAAGATTGGTGAGTATGAAAAGAGTGtgagtttgtttataaaaatgatgGAAATGGGATTTGAACCTGATGGTTATACATTTAGTTGTGTTTTTAAGTGTTGTGGGGCACTTAGGGATGGAAATTTAGGGGAAATGGTTCATGGGTGTGTGTTGAAATTCGGGTTTGGAGGTGATAGTAGTGTGGTGAATTCTATAATTGCGTTGTGTTTTAAGTGTGGAAATATTGGTAATGCGCGTAAGTTGTTTGATAGTTGGCCTGACCGAGACGTTATTACTTGGAATAGTATGATTAGTGGTTATGTGGCTAATGGTTTTTCCGAGAAAGGGTTTGAGGTTTTTTTAAAGATGCTTGGTGATGGGGTTAGTGTGGATGTGGCGACAATGGTTAGTGTTGTGGTGGCGTGTGCGAATATAGGTGTGATTAGTGTTGGTAGAATGGTTCATGGGTATGCAGTGAAAGCCGGATTTAGTAAGGAAATGAAGTTTAGTAACACGTTACTTGATATGTATTCAAAATGCGGCGATATGGATGTTGCATTGAAAGTATTTGAGGGTATGGATGAAAGAAGTGTCGTTGCTTGGACTTCAATGATTGCTGGATTTGTAAGAGGAAGTGAACCCGATAAGGCGATCAGTTTGTTTCTTGATATGAAAAAGGAAGGTGTTAAACCAGATACTTTTACTGTCACGAGCATCTTGCATGCTTGTGCTTCATATGGTTCGTTAGAAAAAGGGAAGGAAGTGCACAGTTATATTAAAGAGAACAAATTGCAGTCTTTACAGGTTTCTAATGCACTTATGGACATGTATGCTAAATGTGGAAGCATGGATGATTCGTATTCTGTTTTCTCAGAAATGGCTTATAAAGATATGGTGTCATGGAATACCATGATTGGAGGTTACTCAAGGAACTGTCTTCCAAGTGAAGCactagatttttttataaaaatgcaaTGTGAAATGAAAGCAGATAATGTAACTATGACATGTATTCTTCCTGTCTGTGTGAGCCTGGCAGGTTTAAACAAAGGTCGGGAAATCCACGGGTACATTTTGAGAAATGGGTTGCTTTCGGATCAATACATTATCAATGCACTTATTGACATGTATGTTAAGTGTGGCGGGTTAGTTCTAGCAGAAACACTGTTTGGTATGACCGTTAGGAAGAATCTAGTCACATGGACGGTTATGATTGCTGGATATTGCATGCAAGGATTTGGGCAACAAGCTTTGTTGACCTTTAAAAAGATGCGTGAAAAAGGTATCGACCCTAATGAAGCTTCGTTTGTTTCTATACTGTATGCTTGTAGTCATTCAGGGCTGATTGAAGAAGGTTGGAGATTCTATAACTTAATGGTAAATGACTGCAAGATGGAACCAAAGTTAGAACATTATAGTTGTATGGTAGATCTTCTATCTCGAGCAGGAAAACTATCAGAAGCATATAACTTTATTAACACGATGCCTATTAAACCAGATGCCACTATCTGGGGTTTATTACTGTCTGGTTGTAGATTCCACCATGACGTGAAACTAGCTGAAAAGGTTGCCGACAAAATTCTTGAATTAGAACCAGAAAACACGGAATATTATGTGCTCCTGGCTACTATATACTCTGAAACAGAGAAATGGGAAGAAGTGAAAAGGTTAAAAGGTAGAATGCGAAAGAATACGGGGTGTAGTTGGATAGAAATCAAGggtaaaattaatatattcgTTGCCGGAGATAAAGAGAATCCAGAGGctaaaaagattgaatctttgatGAATAATTtgagaaatgaaatgaagaaagATGGATTTTCGCCTAATTTAAAGTATGCGTTGGTTGATAAAGATTACATGGAGAAAGAAGCGGCGGTTTGTGGGCACAGTGAGAGTTTGGCAATGGGTTTTGGCATACTGAAGTTGCCACCTGGCAGGACAATACGGGTGACTAAGAATTTTAAAGTATGTGGTGATTGTCATGAGATGGCGAAGTTTATCTCGAAGAATATTGGGAGGGAGATTGTGTTGAGAGATTCAATTAGATTTCATCATTTTAAAGATGGGTTTTGTTCTTGCAGAAGTTAAggtaaaagtatttttttttcattccatCTGAAATATAGTGAGGTGATAGATACTAGCTATTTGGATTGCTCAAAACCAACCATTTAAAAATGATGTTAAATATTATCACTGTGTGATAGTAAATGTACAACAACAAAACCCAATCCATGTATGCGGGGTATGGGGGAAGTGAGACGTAGACGGTCTTGCCTCTACCCAGGGGTAGAGAGACTGTTTCCAAATGGACCTTCAGCCAAAAGTATAAAAAGCTGAGGATGTAAAGAATGTAGTAACCATACCTGTGTGTGATAGGAAATGTATTCTACAAAATTTATATTGAAACTTATGCTAAACTAGCCGTATGGGAGAACAGTAAGATTAGATGACTTCACTAGGATAAAGTTAGGAAAATGTTCAAATGCTCTGCCTAAAATGAAGCGAGTAAGTTCGTGCAAGTTTCTTTCCTCATATCGTTTAGCAAGTCGAGCTGACGTAATTGATTTGCCCATTCCTAGTATAGGCTTGAATAATTAAGGTAGCCCACTTTCAGAAAGGCTTCAAAAGTTAATGCTGGGCTCCTTTTTTCACAGCTAAACCCATTTCCATTTTCTACAATCTATTAAAAGTAGAAGCAAGATTCTTGAAAAACATGTGTTGAGGTTGAATAGTTAGGCTCAGTTTCTAAATTTATTTAACCATAAACATCGTAATGTCACCAGTTTACTAACATTGTTTGACCTCCTATTATCTGTGTCACGCAGTTGTGTTTTAGAGGAATATGTCACACCTTAATAGTGTACATGAAGTCAGAATCTGTATACAAGGTAGATTCACTGTATAGCGTTACATCCGAGACCAATCAACCTTCTTACCGCGCTGCAGCCCAGGTAATAAACCTTGCTTTCCTATGGAACTAGTTACACAAGTTTGTTTCTTTCTATCCTAACAAATTGCTTCTCTAACAAGATTATCGATCAAGACACTTTCAGGTTTTGAATAACATGTGTTAtgtataaaatttgtatttttaagttttcgaGTTGTTCTGAGCTCCTTAAAGTCCTTATTCTTAACTTCACCTAAGTTTAAAGATTGTAGTATGGAATATGATAAGATGCATTTTATGTGACCTGGATATCCTGAAATTAATAGCATATGCTACCAAAAAGATCAGAATGCTTGCTACGAGTCTCCACTTTCTCTTTTTTGTAAGGTGGTCCCTCGATTTTGTTCTGTatcatataatttatttatggaTTGTCACAGCAATAGGAAGACTTACTGTGggcttttttttataattctcTTGACAAAACTCTTCTCCTTTACCTGGGACTAGGACCagtaaaaataaactaaaacgcTTATAAATGGCGAGgttaatatactttttatctatttttttggGAGTAAacgtttaaaatattttatctaaaatttattttttagcCTTTTGTTTTGAAGCAAACTCTTTAAATTAAATCTTTATAATCAATTTCATAACATAAGTCTTTTAAGTCCTACCCCAAAAACGTAAAGATAAGCCCAAAACCGAAGATACCTAAGCCTGAAACTAGAAAAAGTTGAGGCCTTAGGCAACTGCCTAACCCATCAATACTATTGAACCGCCCATGAATGTTGTAAATCTTAATTAATCTTGACTTCACAGCTATGACCAAAATTGTTGAGAATATATGTCTATATTTGACAAAATCTAGTTAGCTCTTGGTTTTAGTATACTCGCCCACGGTATATGCAAAATGGTagcattattatatattgatatatgcATGAGATCATATATTAATTGTGTAACCTGGTTTTGGAATATAAGAGCATTGGCATTAGATACCCTCTGCTGGCCAGGTTTATTGGGGTTGGGGTTGGGCAAGGTCAAAAGGCAAAGAGCTCATGTTGAACGGAACTTGTCCTTATGCCAAACTTATACCAGCATCATTCTTTCCGTTGTTTTACAAAATGGTTGCTGCCTAGAATATCCGATTACTTAGAATTCATGATCTATAAATACCTTTGAGTAGACATATGTTCTTCAAGTCAATCTAACATGTATTGGTACATTACTGGGCAAGTTCTCATTTGGCAGATTCACACTAATTTGCTTGTAGATTAGTACAACGATAATGGTGTGAAATTGCCAAAGGAGATTTGCCCAGCAAATTATGTAATACACAACTTTTCCATGAGGAAGTCATGTTTCATTATCTTCACttctttttatcatttattaaattttgtGTCATCCTTTTTCTTATCCATGAATTACTTAAACTTATTTGTTTATTAGTTGTGCATATAATACTTATCTCACTGCTCTGGCTTTTGTAGATAATAAGGTGCATTCAATTTGCATTAAGCAAATCACAATCTTTAGAGACACAATCTTTGACTCTTCAACCCCCAAGACATGATATTAGAATTACCAGTACCTGAAATCAAACTCTTGACTTCTAAATATTGTTTAGTGGAGAGCATTTTGATATCCTTATTGTCAATCATCCAATGCATTTAGTAAAAAAGGCGTACTTATTCGTGTTCATTAGGATGAGTGACATATGTGTAGGTGGACTGATTTGTATTTTTAGGATgaaataatatttttctcacAGCAATTCAAACAAAAACCATTAGTTCATGTTTTAAGGAGTTGTACATGTGATGGTCTAATACATGAGTCAGTGATGTATGAACAAAATTAGCGGTGTACATATCGTCACCTTAAACAAAATGATCCATAAATGTGATCTACAATACTTctataatgaaatatatatccaaatccTCTTATTAGACCATTCCCCAACCCTAAACCCCATCAAATTGAAAAAGTAATACTATCTCACCATCACATTCTCATCACTATTAATTATTAAACCACCTTCAACCCATCACACTTTTACTAGAGCCACCATTATTTATTACAACTTCTAAAATAAAACACAGTTCAtgaatagaaaaaataaaaagataatgacaaaacatagatacatatatgaaaaaaaaaacacataaaatattcATCGTAACTAGtatataatatgttatatttattagCACAGATAAGCTAGAAATCGCCGTGCAGATTAGATTTGTTAGAGACTTAAAATGGTTGTTTACCTATTTTCTTGTTTATCTCCTACTTCCTAAATGTGGCTCTGCTTAGCAACTTCCTTGGGATTTTATTCAATATACTCTCTGTTCTTAAAAAGTATATTCCCTGATTATGATTATTGAGTGCTAGATTATCTAGATTTTTGGCTTAATATTTTGTCACAAAGGTGTCACCAAGTTTATGCAATGTACAATAGATGTATCCAAAGAGAAATTGATTCACTGGCACAATGAGATAAACTAAGAGCATTGTAACGTCAGCAGCATACTTATTCCAATCAGAATCTAATGGTTCTGTTCTTTATTATCTGTCTTAGATTGGTGTGTTTAAAAAGAATATGTCTCGACTTAATAGTGCATGTACACCAAGTCATAAGCTTAAGGAAAAGTAGATTCAGTCGTAAGGTATAAACAGAATCATGTATGTTATGTATAAGTGTCGTATTTAAAACTTTGGATTCATTGTTCAGTTGAATATGTTAATGAGCTTTAGATACCTTTTAAACCTTGAATGCTTTTATTGTAACTTATGAAAAGTATTAAGATTGCCATATCAAATATGATAAAATGTATTTTCTGTCAGTCAGCTGGATAGCAATTTCTGCTTTCTATCCTATTTGTAATGTGATCCATCGTTTTTGTTCTCTATCGTAGAACTTACATACAGATTACCACATCAAAGGCAACGCTCTAGAAAGTGTCTCACTGGTGACGAGATCTACAGTGTTGATCCAACACATATTGAAAAATAAGAGCATTTATGTAGCTACCCTTTGCCAGGTTAATTGGGGCCGGGGGTGGGGGTGTAAAACTTAAAACGCAAAGAGCTCATATTGAACAGAATGTGTCCATATGCCAAAATTATACCAAGTATCATTCTTTCGTTGGTGCCTAGAATATCCAATTACATAGAATTCATGTTCTATAAATACCTATTGATCAAATATACGTTCTGCAAGTGAATCTAGTATGTATTGGTGTATTACCGGGCAAGTTCTCATTTGGCAGTTACTTAGTTGTTTCTCATAAAGCGTTAATAGTTTGAAACCGCCAAAGGAGATTTGCCCAGCAATTCATCGCAATACAAAACTTTTTCCATGTGAAAGTCATGTTTCTTAATCATATTCTTATATTTCATCAATCATCCTGCTCATTAAACTTCTTTTCATCCTTCTTTATTCATGTTTCACTTAAagttattagtttattattatgtatatcaATACTTGCAACATATCTTGACAGCTGACGCGCATTATTACTTCTATAATCACTGCAGCCTGGTCTATTTTCAATCAAATTACAAACCATGGGTGCAACTTAGACAATAGGTTATTTTGTTCAAAGTCAGAATTACAAACTAAGCATGGGAAAGCGGCTCATCTGACTCAATCCACAATCCGGTCTGTTTTCTCCGTTCCAGGCCTTTATGCTGTGCCTTTTTCCAATAGAGCATGTAACGGCGACATTACTTCACTAGAGTTCATACAAAACATGTGTAGGGACCATTAGAGGTGGATAAACTTAGTTGAACTGGATGTCATTCTGAAATAGCTCTCAGTAAAagtgatatggtactacttgaAAAAAGGCGCTTGAAAAACAGGAAAAACTTGACAATGGGCCAAGGACCAGACCGAGTTAGGCTGATTATGGGTCGAGCATTGAACCAGGTTTTGAACTCTGACCTTTTTAATAGCCCGGGGCCAGGTAGGAACATGGTCATTCCTTGTCCAGCATGTCTTTTAGGATTGCGGAAGGAACAAGCCTAGCACTGGGCTAGGCATTGCCTTAAAAATGACTCATTTTACAACCCTGAGCATAATTAGTTCAAGTCTATCTACATTGTCCCTTAAATTTTAGTATTGTTAAATGTGGTACATATAGATGTGGTTCTTATTAATGTTgaattgtatgtatgtatgtatgcaatTATTTTTGCAAAGTGAAGTGATAGCAAAAACAAATATGCGATATTTATGTCtttcttttggattttttttccaGATACCAGACCTGTCATGAtgtataaaacttaaaattgtTCCCTGTAGAATTGAATTATACAAATGAAATATTGAAATATATGTTACTAAGTACTAACTAAATTATTCATTTTTGATGCAGATATAATGATAcagtttatttcttttttaccaTCTTGAATTCTTgatatgtttatttaattatttacatggatgaatAGGTATGAACATATATGCATAACTTCATTGACATTTTTTGCACTACAACACATCATATTTCAATTAATTATTGAGTTTAGTTAATTTGAGTAAAGTAGTGATGCCACTTAACCtaatatatgattattgtatacACTAAAATATAGATACAAACTATTGATAGAGGACGAGTAGATTACTTGCTTAATCTAAAGCAGCTAATTGATGCTTAATTAGCCACATTCAGCTGGTGAGCATTTATCTTGACTATCCTTTTCggttttaaaacatttttcacAATCGTTTCCTGGAGTTGTTTGATTAAGTTGATTTCCCACGGTAGTACAACACCAAAGTTTCCAATTAAGATCTGGAATTTTCCCTTACAAGATGCAATTTTCCTTACAGCCATGTCTTCCATGTTATTTCTGATACCTATACAGTTAAAAGTAATTgtgatttattataatttaccATTGCTTATGCTGTATTAGCCCTTAAAACTATATACagtatcttttattattttatgaaaaaaatgtaATGATAAATacctttaaataattaatgaaattataaAACCAATACATGCAATAAGTtttttatatacgagtattatttaggaCGGAATCATATTTAATCACGAGACAGAGTACTcggcagtgagatggtggggtgataggtcatagagtg
The sequence above is drawn from the Erigeron canadensis isolate Cc75 chromosome 4, C_canadensis_v1, whole genome shotgun sequence genome and encodes:
- the LOC122596955 gene encoding pentatricopeptide repeat-containing protein DOT4, chloroplastic, with product MLLTTKPTTIFTSPIHHFQTQKNLLIPHKKFKLYSKPTSISSQFLSPTTIPSNNQLKPQNVDISRFCDMGNLQKAMNLILKYEKSNLDLKTYCNLLQLCADLKSLDNGYKVYNFICLNGIEIDYILGSKLVFMFVSCGDLRQGRRIFDNIFDDGLDDFVKENVFLWNFMMNAYAKIGEYEKSVSLFIKMMEMGFEPDGYTFSCVFKCCGALRDGNLGEMVHGCVLKFGFGGDSSVVNSIIALCFKCGNIGNARKLFDSWPDRDVITWNSMISGYVANGFSEKGFEVFLKMLGDGVSVDVATMVSVVVACANIGVISVGRMVHGYAVKAGFSKEMKFSNTLLDMYSKCGDMDVALKVFEGMDERSVVAWTSMIAGFVRGSEPDKAISLFLDMKKEGVKPDTFTVTSILHACASYGSLEKGKEVHSYIKENKLQSLQVSNALMDMYAKCGSMDDSYSVFSEMAYKDMVSWNTMIGGYSRNCLPSEALDFFIKMQCEMKADNVTMTCILPVCVSLAGLNKGREIHGYILRNGLLSDQYIINALIDMYVKCGGLVLAETLFGMTVRKNLVTWTVMIAGYCMQGFGQQALLTFKKMREKGIDPNEASFVSILYACSHSGLIEEGWRFYNLMVNDCKMEPKLEHYSCMVDLLSRAGKLSEAYNFINTMPIKPDATIWGLLLSGCRFHHDVKLAEKVADKILELEPENTEYYVLLATIYSETEKWEEVKRLKGRMRKNTGCSWIEIKGKINIFVAGDKENPEAKKIESLMNNLRNEMKKDGFSPNLKYALVDKDYMEKEAAVCGHSESLAMGFGILKLPPGRTIRVTKNFKVCGDCHEMAKFISKNIGREIVLRDSIRFHHFKDGFCSCRS